The following DNA comes from Deltaproteobacteria bacterium.
CACCCGGAGCACGAAGGTCCACGAGGTGGGGAGGGCGGCGGCGGGAGTCGTGCGCGGGTTCGCGCTCGAAGGAGTCGACGGCCCGAGCGCCGGGCTGGCGTTTCAGGCCGGCGGCGCGCGGGTGACGATCGGCGCGAATCCGTCGTGCGACGTCGTGCTCGACGACCCGACGGTGTCGCGGTTCCACTGCGAGATCGCGATCGACGGCGGGCGGGCGAGGGTGCGCGACCTCGGCAGCCGCAACGGCACGATCGTCGACGGGGTCGGCGTCGTCGACGCGTTCCTCAAAACCGGCAGCACGCTGCGGCTCGGCCGGTCGGCGCTGCGGTTCCGCTTTCTGGGCACGACCGTGCAGCTGCCGCTGTCGGAGCGGACGTCGCTCGGCGAGCTGGCCGGGGAGTCGGCGGCGATGCGCGCGGTGTTCGCGGTGCTCGAGCGGGCGGCGGCGACGGACGCGACGGTGCTGCTCGAGGGGGAGACCGGCACGGGCAAGAGCGCGGCGGCGCGCACGTTGCACGCGCTCGGCCCGCGCCGGGACCGGCCGCTGGTGACGATCGACTGCGGCGCCATCCCGGCGGGGCTGCTCGAGAGCGAGCTTTTCGGCCACGAGCGCGGCGCGTTCACCGGCGCGGTGGCGCCGCGCGCGGGCGCGTTCGAGGAGGCCGACGGAGGCACGGTGTTCCTCGACGAGATCGGGGAGCTTCCGTTGGAGCTGCAACCGAAACTGCTCGGCGTGCTCGAAAACCGCGCGCTGCGGCGGGTCGGCGGCAACGCGCCGCGGCCGGTGGACGTGCGCGTGGTGGCGGCGACCAACCGCGACCTGCGCGCGGAGGTCAACGCCGGCCGGTTTCGCGAAGACCTCTACTTTCGGCTCGCGGTGATCAAGCTGGCGCTGCCGCCGCTGCGCAGCCGGCTCGAGGACCTGCCGCTGCTCGCCCGCGGCCTGCTCGAGGCGCTCGGCGCGACGCCCGACCAGCTCGCGCGGTTCACCGCGCCGGCGTTCGTCGCGTCGCTGCGCCACAACGCGTGGCCCGGCAACGTCCGCGAGCTGCGCAACTACCTCGAGCAGTGCCTCGTGTTCGACGACGCGGTGCCGCCGGGCGCCGACATCGACGTGGCGTCGGCGGCGGTCGCGGGCGAGCCGGGGGCGCTGGCGGTCGACACGTCGCTGCCGCTGGCCGAGGCGCGCAAGCGCGCGATCGAGGCGTTCGAACGCGCGTACGTCGCCCAGCTGCTGCGCGAACACGGCGGCAAGGTCGCGGCGGCGGCCGCGGCGGCGGGGGTCGACCGCACGTATCTGTACAAGCTGCTCCGCCGCTACCGGTAGCCGCGCGCACCCGCCGCGGCGTCACTCCCACGTACCGGGCCGCAGCAGGCTGCCGTCGATCGGATCCCACTCGCCGCCGGCAAACCGGCGCACGACCAGGTCGCCGTCGCACACCGCGACGCGGACCGGCGCGCCCGCGGCCACGGCGCGCACGGTCGCGGCGACGCGCTCGGCCCGGTCGCGCGCGCCGCCGCCCAGGCCGATGGCGAGCACGGCCGACGGCGTCGCGACCGCCACCCGCAACCCGGCGCGGGCGGCGGCCTCCTCGGCGGCCGCGAGCGCGCCGTCGATCCGCGCCAGCGCGTCGTCGCTCGCGTCGCCGTCGTCGGCGCACACCCACACCGCCGCGCCGGGCTCGCGCATGCACGCGGCGCGAGCGGCCGGCGGCTCGGCGAGGGCGCCGGCGAGCGCGTCCGCGAACGCGCCGGCGCTCCGCGGGCGTTCGTCCGGTCGCTTGGCCATCGCGCGCGCCAGCACCGCGTCCACCGCGGCGGGCACGGCCGCCGACTCGCTGGCGCGCGGCGGCGCCGCGCTCAGGTGCAACTCCTCGAGTTCGACCGCGGTGTCGGCCCAAAACGGCGGCCGGCCGGTGAGCATGTGGAACGCGAGGACGCCGAGCGCGTAGACGTCGGCGCGCGCGTCGACTCGCTCGCCGAGGATCTGCTCCGGCGCGGCGGTCTCGGGCGTGCCGAGCACC
Coding sequences within:
- a CDS encoding FHA domain-containing protein; its protein translation is MTSERDRGDARTRSTKVHEVGRAAAGVVRGFALEGVDGPSAGLAFQAGGARVTIGANPSCDVVLDDPTVSRFHCEIAIDGGRARVRDLGSRNGTIVDGVGVVDAFLKTGSTLRLGRSALRFRFLGTTVQLPLSERTSLGELAGESAAMRAVFAVLERAAATDATVLLEGETGTGKSAAARTLHALGPRRDRPLVTIDCGAIPAGLLESELFGHERGAFTGAVAPRAGAFEEADGGTVFLDEIGELPLELQPKLLGVLENRALRRVGGNAPRPVDVRVVAATNRDLRAEVNAGRFREDLYFRLAVIKLALPPLRSRLEDLPLLARGLLEALGATPDQLARFTAPAFVASLRHNAWPGNVRELRNYLEQCLVFDDAVPPGADIDVASAAVAGEPGALAVDTSLPLAEARKRAIEAFERAYVAQLLREHGGKVAAAAAAAGVDRTYLYKLLRRYR